One genomic region from Lycorma delicatula isolate Av1 chromosome 9, ASM4794821v1, whole genome shotgun sequence encodes:
- the LOC142330168 gene encoding uncharacterized protein LOC142330168 — protein MIRYYKTMTERRFVRFHHIFSIILCLNCFIISKVNCTVNYNKINNEINNIMMDYNNNNNINKNEHLLPFKEEEETKCKEFNETCKTNKDCCPEYWCVRLTINIIKGICLPKRQQTNTINKKTDIIKKSSIIHPEISKKINKYSIINDRLTNVINKNENIILNKPDYLKKQVDQKDKKLNDFNLFNINYAKKFNIEEIELDLSSLKFEDKDNKKHTNNDDDFIKNRIESIYSDSDIIIEFKNNQHFKQYEKQYFNNNKLQLNTELSKILKIETEYTSSILGINENENIILNNKNLNKTTKFPFKSIPEYFSSIINSKTSDNNDDNNKNKYSQKNQKSDLYFDKKEENTFKSEENSKLYDMETYGKGENYLPDEKENLIKNYEKNNINQQKQNTNYKNNFNQNIDNLETDIYRELKEKSDEDNSKIVILNETIEQVLPNEEENLIKTERESYELHQILYDEEETFEQNIDNFEKEINSVSYPETIYKDVKKLDKRLQTVEKTFKNQDKENAYKDILYETDLIQNESDLIKPSQVEEISKELKIYNEKTNKVSELLKENYNIKKIQLIPEYSIKLKEIKEKDKLKDYEIDIYDSKKENTKIKLNNFLKNHRLRKILKNKSEKSLLTPLQIKEINLKERLNKCVNELLLKTDKNEENNLEKVVKQNEIRTFIDDSVNVVKLLENKVIELDTTFNSCLNLLEKLLEYVTNNHNRIPRSEVSHLKGMLEFIRQAIVDVRNKMSLADHTFKECLHLIKDNIRRFQYKKNRILEGYFLHEEEAVKNLEEIEKKIKEKLEKQICHFEMERKSYKENQGVQTYFSHEKMEEFLKSIKSKIVDFYRETRRSLRRYLRTLKGDLDKRGYYKKNVKTKKPNRGWDLPSNDDDKIYKKRERIRKKLMESEKIFTYVTSSEENEAKNATETPKDPDSPKNRSPEFVSPTISYVSHFEKK, from the exons ATGATAAGATATTACAAAACCATGACGGAAAGACGTTTTGTACGTTTCCatcatatttttagtattatattatgtttaaattgttttattattagtaaagtaaactgtactgttaattataataaaataaataatgagattaACAATATAATGatggattataataataataataatattaataaaaatgaacatttgttACCGTTTAAGGAAGAGGAAGaaacaaaatgtaaagaatttaatgaaact TGTAAAACAAATAAGGATTGCTGTCCAGAATATTGGTGTGTaagattaacaattaatataataaagggAATATGTTTACCAAAAAGACAAcaaacaaatacaattaataaaaaaactgatataataaaaaaatcatcaataatacatccagaaatatcaaaaaaaattaataaatattcaataattaacgatcgtttaacaaatgttataaataagaatgaaaatataatattaaataaaccagaCTATTTGAAAAAACAAGTCgatcaaaaagataaaaagttgaatgattttaatctatttaatataaattacgcaaagaaatttaatattgaagaaattgaattagaTTTAAGTTCGTTGAAGTTTGAggataaagataacaaaaaacatacaaataatgatgatgattttataaaaaatagaatagaatcGATATATTCTGATTCAGacataataattgaatttaaaaataatcaacattttaaacagtacgaaaaacaatattttaataataataaattacaattaaatactgaactttcaaaaatattaaaaatcgaaACAGAATATACGTCATCCATTCTtggtataaatgaaaatgaaaatataattttaaataataaaaatctaaataagaccacaaaatttccatttaaatcaATACcagaatatttttcatctattataAATTCCAAAACTTCggataataatgatgacaataataagaacaaatattcacaaaaaaatcaaaaatctgatttatattttgataaaaaagaagaaaacacatttaaatctgaagaaaattcaaaattatatgatATGGAAACgtatggaaaaggggaaaattaTTTACCAGAtgaaaaagagaatttaattaaaaattatgaaaaaaataatataaatcaacaaaaacaaaatacaaattataaaaataattttaaccaaaatattgataatttagagACAGATATATACcgagaattaaaagaaaaatctgatgaagataattcaaagattgttattttaaatgaaacaattgaacAAGTTTTACCAAacgaagaagaaaatttaataaaaactgaacgaGAAAGTTATGAACTACATCAAATCTTATATGACGAAGAGGAAACATTTGaacaaaatatagataattttgaaaaagaaataaattcggtATCATATCCAGAAACTATTTACAAAGATGTCAAAAAATTAGATAAACGGCTACAAACagttgaaaaaacatttaaaaatcaagataaaGAAAATGCGTATAAAGATATCTTATACGAAACGGATCTTATTCAGAACGAATCTGATTTAATAAAACCTTCGCAGGTAGAAGAAatatcaaaagaattaaaaatttataatgaaaaaacaaataaagtttccgaactattaaaagaaaattataatattaaaaaaatacaattgataCCCGAATAttcaataaagttaaaagaaattaaagaaaaagataaattaaaagattatgaaATAGACATATAcgattcaaaaaaagaaaatacaaagattaaattgaataattttttaaaaaatcatagattaagaaaaatactaaaaaataaatcggagaaaagtttattaacacctttacagataaaagaaataaatttgaaggaaagattaaataaatgtgttaacgaattattacttaaaacagataaaaatgaagaaaataatctaGAAAAAGTAGTAAAACAGAATGAAATACGAACATTTATAGACGATTCAGttaatgtagtaaaattattaGAGAATAAAGTTATAGAATTAGATACCACATTTAATAGCTGTTTAAacttacttgaaaaattattagaatacgTAACTAATAATCATAACAGAATACCGAGATCCGAGGTAAGTCATTTAAAGGGTATGCTAGAATTTATAAGACAAGCGATAGTGGATGTACGAAACAAAATGTCGTTGGCAGATCATACGTTTAAAGAATGTTTACACTTAATAAAAGACAATATAAGAAGATTTCAATACAAAAAGAATCGAATATTAGAAGGATATTTTTTACATGAAGAAGAAGCCGTTAAAAATctggaagaaatagaaaaaaaaattaaagaaaaacttgaaaaacaaatatgTCATTTTGAAATGGAACGAAAATCCTACAAAGAGAATCAAGGTGTACAAACGTATTTCTCTCATgaaaaaatggaagaatttttaaaaagtataaaatcaaaaatagtcgATTTTTACCGCGAAACAAGAAGATCTTTAAGAAGATATTTACGTACACTTAAAGGTGATTTAGATAAAAGaggttattataagaaaaatgtaaaaacaaaaaaaccgaaCAGAGGATGGGATTTACCGTccaatgatgatgataaaatttataagaaaagggAAAGAATAAGGAAGAAACTAAtggaaagtgaaaaaatatttacttatgttaCTTCATCTGAAGAAAATGAGGCTAAAAACGCAACAGAAACTCCAAAAGACCCGGATTCACCGAAAAACCGAAGTCCAGAATTCGTTTCTCCTACTATTTCTTACGTTTcacactttgaaaaaaaataa